The following is a genomic window from Mya arenaria isolate MELC-2E11 chromosome 4, ASM2691426v1.
ATTGTTTGACCCACTTCCCAGCTATCTATAAAAGTACAAATGAAATGGTCAGTGTGTTCCTTCTTTCCGAGAAACAAATACTtatggtaaattaaaaaaaaaaacaacaacacgtattacgttaaaactattttgatgcgtgtgtcatctgtctgtggtgtttgtttttgtgtaaatgtgttGATATGTACCCATCACGTTATAACTTTGTTCGGAATGCCAGTAATTGATTTTGCAATATAACttcaggtatgaaaataaatagtcAAACACAATgatgaatttgatttttttatctgattatctTGTCTGAGaatcttttttcttctttgtcAATAACTAATGTTAGAGCTAAAAAATCGCGAAAAATAGAGAGGCACGAAAAAGTACACACATAAAATAGcagtttttgtttgataatgactttattgacataatttgtttttttatacataaagcGTACACCGGCGTAAGTCGGTCAAACATGTTGGATTCCTGCAAAAGAGTGAATCTGGTTGAATACCGTTATATCGCTTGATACATGCCGAGCATTTGGCGCACGTTGTCGAGTAAACGTTTTACATAACACAAGTCAGGCCGGTGTGTAAATTAAGCAGAGTATGCTGTTGTAGCATATAAAGTCAAACCACAAGTGGAAAAAATTAACGCCATGAACACCTACAAACAGAGGTGTAAGTGGTATTCTATTTTCAGGAATCACTTTGTTAAGTAATTTATTCTTAAAAACTATAACGATATAAATTAAGAAGTCATATAACACTCAACGTCAACTGTAGTGAAAGGTtttatagtgtgtgttttttctgtgAGTGTTTTTCCTATGATTTATTTCCGCTTCGGCTTTCATTTTCCCGGATGTTAACATCCGTTATGTCTTTATTCCAGTTCGCTGGAAGCAATAACTTGTCGTTTAATGTTTTCTCGCTCCGAAGaagttcaatattatttttattgtattgtgaCTTGGACGTCTGTATATTAAACTCGGTTGTTTCTTGACAAAGTACACCTTAACAATGAGGTGTTTAAGATTTGCCTTACTTTTGTTACCGTTTCCCAGAGGATATTCGGCTCATTTGATTATGTCAGTTCtagaaataatgcaaatgtAAATAAGACAATCGAATCGTGACACCAACATATGTTTTACAACTCGAGTaagaaaaatgccaaaatatagCCCAAGCAGTAAGAagagaaaacatgttttaataatggaaggtatttgaaatgtttaatgctgatatatatttattttactatttttagcTGCTGGCTTTGCAAATATTGGCACGGAATACCTGTAAAATGTAACCGATCGTTTGCAGCCTTGTAAACTGAGTACAGGGACGTTTCACCTATGATTAATTTAATCTCAAATATCACTAATCAGTCACGCTCCTTATATACTTAGAACTTTTATGCCAGGCCTACCTCCGAACAGTACCTTTGTTACTCATTGTCTGTCATATGCAAACAAGAGCTTTAAGCTACTGACTGGGCTAAGGTTATGAATAAACCAGATTCACTTATGTTTAACGTTTTTACTGaacaatgtaatttatataatggttTTAATAGAAGTATCGCtaataacttaattataaacCTATGGCGTTTATCAGTCAAACTGGTGTTAGATAATCTCGGTCAtggtaatattttctttgaatttaatgctgatatcaattatataccaaatttggtgcAAGGACTGAGAGATCAATACGTACAACAATGGAGTGATATATTGTCTAATCAACCCAAAATCGAatactataaaacatttaaatgcgaattaaaatacgaaaaatactAAGATTGTGTTTACAATACTACACTTAGACAAAAGTTGTCACAATTTCGATTATCTCCACATAATTTGGAAATTGAAAGAGGtagatttaataatgttattaggGCAGAACGTAAATGTAAACTATGTGCACAGAATACTGTTGAGTCAGAATTTCACTTTCTACTATGTTGTTCCGCTTAAAGTGATATACGAAGAAATCATGGAATAAAATCACACTGGCCTAGcttacttaaatttaagaattcATTATCCTGTCAAAATGTTAAGGTTATTTACAATGTTGCTAGATTTATTTCCAATACAATGAAATTTCGGGAGGAAAAATTCTGGCTGCTTCTTGTtcatgtacgtttgtgtcttggccatatcgatatttatgaaatgtgtAAATGGCCAAGGGCAAGatgccgatttgccaataaaaacttgtaaaaaacTTGTTAAGCTCTAATGACACGAAATAAAGTGGAACAGAACATGAATTATTTCAGTGCAAACATTCAACATTACTATAAACAAGGAAATAAGTCAAAATATCCCCTGattattgacaatatataatacatgttcaTATGGCATATTTTAATGGAGACATAAATTATAttctaaagaaataaatgtaacattaaCTCGTTTTCAGAAGATGTTAAGCACAATAAAATACCATTCTCTCGCATCCTTCttccattattttgaaaactaaaAATGATTAGGCTCGTATGTCTGTTCCCGTTGGACTTTAAGCATGACACCAAGGTGCTTTTTCATGTCTAACGGTCCCCTCGGGACCAAGTACCCTAGATAATATCACATTAAAGATCGCGATTATGATCTTGTCCAGTTTTGTTTCTAGTAGAGGAGTCACCATAAGGTCATCGAAAATGTATCTAATAAAACATGCTTTAGTCATTACAAACTCGTTTCGTAGAACTAGAAATGTACGACTCTTTGTATATCCCGACATTGCTATATACGATTGATTTTGACCTAGATATTTGACTAATCAAAAGTTGTTTATGAAGTGATGTGTTTCATTTCACAGCGAATGAACCGTTTttaatggtttatattttaagcaaagAATCACCGAATTGGTATGACTaaaaatatatgcttttatcagataacatataattttaactaTACTGCTCTGGataaaaaatccttaaaaaCCAACAACTGTACTCTCATATtgaaatttgcatatttatttatttattgcgTGTACTCAAGTGCATTATGCATTATCAGCATCTTGCATGTGTTTCAGTTACAGATGAGAAAATGAACgctttttacttttaaatcttGTTAAGTTTGTGTTTAGACCCTGTTCACCTTAACATTCGCGCGTCGTTGTTGTCAAGATGCACATTAATTGGAAACCATACTTGACGTCATATACTTGCAAATTAGTAAGGATATTTCTGTATCTTCAATTTTGTTCGAATAATAATTTAGTTGATTATGgctttaaataacattaaaattgcatttaaataccTTCAGTTCATTGGGACgttttcatgtgtttttaagCACTGATCAAATGACAGGAAACATTTGTCCAGGAAAAATGAGTCAGTCTTTTTTATgatcattcaaataaaattattgtgCCATAATGGTTCTTGAAAAACCCTCCTTACATCACTTGTTTGATAGGGGTTGCACAACGAAAAGTCTGAATCAAATAAAAGAATGTCACAGAACTCGCTTAATGACATATTGTCAGTGTCTAAAATGTGTTTCTGTATATAATCATGATCGTGCCTGAAGCCCTTTCGTTTAAGCCGCTGGTAAGTATGTAAGGATTATTGATCTTGATTATTGTAAAATGTCAACccatatgatttaaaatagGTATAAGCTGTAAACTGTTATatttaactttgaaataaattgaatattcaactttcaatttaaaaaaaaagtcatgAATATTGTTCAGCAAATATTTACTTTAGTTATCACTTTCAAACATTAAAtctaaacatttgttttgaacatgTCTTTGTTTCTATATACAAATAAAGAAGAGCCTCTTTTGACACTTATAGTGTAGTTTTAACTTACGGAATAAGCGTacagtacattttattttccagAACTTCACAGGCGTATTGTATAACAAAGATGCAATCATATATGCTTAATATTTTCGCTTCGAATACAATTTCACATAATGATCCTAAAAAAGGAGTTTGATATGTCTTAGAAGTATAATCAATAACATAATTAGGATTCAAAAGACGCTGAAATTAATGTCACAGTGTCTATGTCAGGGACGTGGACCTTTTTGTGCTTATATCTTCTCCTGTTAATGTCTCAATCGACCTTCTACTAGTATTGCTCATACTATGCTATggatgcatttttaaaactaatttgcTAGCGTGACGCCTTGTCCTTATGGAAAAATCCAGAAAACAATACTACTGGTATGATTAGAATTGATAGCAACTCAAACCTACTATTAGAGTCATTAATGTGAAGTGTAATGTAAGAAATGGCAACTATTTCAGATCTGGAATTTGTTAGGAGATCACGTTTAGTTTTGGAATGTTTGAGTACGGACATCACGTAGTTTTTGAAAGAGgcttatattattaattattatatttgaaaatatattaaagttttTCCTCTATGTATGATGTaccatgtttttattaaaatggctGTTGatttcatatgaataaaaaacaaaacaccttACTTTGATGAATAAATGCCAAACAGTAACTGCCAGAAATTATTCAATTGAAACAGCGTTACTAACGATTTGCGGCAAGGTAGAACATTTTCtgacatgttttaaatactgAAACACTAAAATAGAACATAAGTTTTATCATCATAATAATCCTTAATTGTTAAGATGTTGGACCCATATAAACGTATTCGAGACCttttaaatggtattttaaaGTAGTCTCATACGGGAATTCCAAAGTCAAACTAAGTTCAAATCGATGTagtgaaacaaaaaaaacccggctgtactgttgttttgtttctataataatgacaaagagTTGATAGTTTTTACGACTAAGGTGATAACAATCAATGAGAAGTGCGAGTAAAAGTATAACTTTCTGATAGCACTAGTGACGCTTCTCGgaattttttatctttgaatatCACGTTCCAATTAGAAATTAATCATATATGGAAAATTTCTcgagaaaaataaatacatctaTCAACAtctattaatatgaaaaaaaaaatgcaaattgtaaactacgttttaaaacctttaattCCAAGCATTTGGACGTCACAATTAAATCATCGTAAGGCTGAGGGTGTAACCCATTTTCTCTTAGGTAGCCAAAACTTCATGTTCCACCGGAATCAACGTttcaaattatatgtatatttgttaaaggaCCATTGAACCGGATATTGCCAAAATTTAGTTTCGACCTAACGCGTACTGCCCTCACAAAGGACAATAAAACTAATATTACAATGTCAGACACTCCTCAAACAGGGGCTGGCCAGCTAGGGACGTACATGCTAGACACTCCTCAAACAGGGGCTGGCCAGCTAGGGACGTACATGCTAGACATTCCACAAGCAGGGGCTGGCCAGCTAGGGACGTACATGCTAGACATTCCACAAGCAGGGGCTGGCTAGCTAGGGATGTACATGCTAGACATTCCACAAGCAGGGGCTGGCTAGCTAGGGATGTACATGCTAGACATTCCACAAGCAGGGGCTGGCTAGCTAGGGATGTACATGCTAGACATTCCACAAGCAGGGGCTGGCTAGCTAGGGATGTACATGCTAGACATTCCACAACCAGGGGCTGGCTAGCTAGGGATGTACATGCTAGACATTCCACAACCAGGGGCTGGCTAGCTAGGGATGTACATGCTAGACATTCCACAAGCAGGGGCTGGCTAGCTAGGGATGTACATGCTAGACATTCCACAAGCAGGGGCTGGCTAGCTAGGGATGTACATGCTAGACATTCCACAAGCAGGGGCTGGCTTGCTGGGGATGTACATGCTAGACACTCCACAACCAGGGGCTGGCTAGCTAGGGATGTACATGCTAGACATTCCACAACCAGGGGCTGGAAAGCTAGGGATGTACATGCTAGACATTCCACAACCAGGGGCTGGCTAGCTAGGGACGTACATGCTAGACATTCCACAACCAGGGGCTGGCTAGCTAGGGATGTACATGCTAGACATTCCACAAGCAGGGGCTGGCTTGCTGGGGATGTACATGCTAGACACTCCACAAGCAGGGGCTGGCCAGCTGGGGATGTACATGTCAGACACTCCACAAGCAGGGGCTGGCTAGCTAGGGATGTACATGCTAGACACTCCACAAGTAGGAGCCGGCTAGCTAGGGATGTACATGCTAGACATTCCACAACCAGGGGCTGGCTAGCTAGGGACGTACATGCTAGACACTCTACAAGTAGGAGCCGGCTAGCTAGGGATGTACATGCTAGACATTCCACAACCAAGGGCTGGCTAGCTAGGGACGTACATGCTAGACACTCCACAACCAGGGGCTGGCTAGCTAGGGATGTACATGCTAGACACTCCACAAGCAGGGGCTGGCTAGCTAGGGATGTACATGCTAGACACTCCACAAGTAGGAGCCGGCTAGCTAGGGATGTACATGCTAGACATTCCACAAGCAGGGGCTGGCTAGCTAGGGATGTACATGCTAGACACTCCACAAGTAGGAGCCGGCTAGCTAGGGATGTACATGCTAGACATTCCACAAGCAATGGCTGGCTAGCTAGGGATGTACATGCTAGACATTCCACAAGCAGGGGCTGGCTAGCTAGGGATGTACATGCTAGACATTCCACAAGCAATGGCTGGCTAGCTAGGGATGTACATGCTAGACATTCCACAAGCAGGGGCTGGCTAGCTAGGGATGTACATGCTAGACATTCCACAAGCAGGGGCTGGCTAGCTAGGGATGTACATGCTAGACAGTCCACAACCAGGGGCTGGCTAGCTAGGGATGTACATGCTAGACATTCCACAACCAGGGGCTGGCTAGCTGGGGATGTACATGCTAGACATTCCACAAGCAGGGGCTGGCTAGCTAGGGATGTACATGCTAGACATTCCACAAGCAGGGGCTGGCTAGCTAGGGATGTACATGCTAGACATTCCACAAGCAGGGGCTGGCTAGCTAGGGATGTACATGCTAGACATTCCACAAGCAGGGGCTGGCTAGCTAGGGATGTACATGCTAGACACTCCACAAGTAGGAGCCGGCTAGCTAGGGATGTACATGCTAGACATTCCACAAGCAGGGGCTGGCTAGCTAGGGATGTACATGCTAGACATTCCACAAGCAGGGGCTGGCTAGCTAGGGATGTACATGCTAGACATTCCACAAGCAGGGGCTGGCTAGCTAGGGATGTACATGCTAGACATTCCACAAGCAGGGGCTGGCTAGCTAGGGATGTACATGCTAGACATTCCACAAGCAGGGGCTGGCCAGCTAGGGATGTACATGCTAGACATTCCACAAGTAATGGCTGGCTAGCTAGGGATGTACATGCTAGACATTCAACAAGCAGGGGCTGGCTAGCTAGGGATGTACATGCTAGACACTCCACAAGCAGGGGCTGGCTAGCTAGGGATGTACATGCTAGACACTCCACAAGCAGGGGCTGGCTAGCTAGGGATGTACATGCTAGACAGTCCACAAGCAGGGGCTGGCTAGCTAGGGATGTACATGCTAGACATTCCACAAGCAGGGGCTGGCTAGCTAGGGATGTACATGCTAGACACTCCACAAGCAGGAGCTGGCTAGCTAGGGATGTACATGCTAGAAGTCCACAAGCAGGAGCTGGCTAGCTAGGGATGTACATGCTAGACATTCCACAAGCAGGGGCTGGCTAGCTAGGGATGTACATGCTAGACACTCCACAAGCAGGTGCTGGAAAGCTAGGGATGTACATGCTAGACACTCCACAAGCAGGTGCTGGAAAGCTAGGGATGTACATGCTAGACATTCCACAAGCAGGGGCTGGCTAGCTAGGGATGTACATGCTAGACATTCCACAAGCAGGGGCTGGCTAGCTAGGGATGTACATGCAAGACATTCCACAAGCAGGGGCTGGCTAGCTAGGGATGTACATGCTAGACATTCCACAAGCAGGGGCTGGCTAGCTAGGGATGTACATGCTAGACATTCCACAAGCAGGGGCTGGCTAGCTAGGGATGTACATGCTAGACATTCCACAAGCAGGGGCTGGCTAGCTAGGGATGTACATGCTAGACAGTCCACAAGCAGGGGCTGGCTAGCTAGGGATGTACGTGCTAGACACTCCACAAGCAGGGGCTGGCTAGCTAGGGATGTACATGCTAGACATTCCACAAGCAGGGGCTGGCTTGCTGGGGATGTACTTGCTAGACATTCCACAAGCAGGGGCTGGCTAGCTGGGGATGTACATGCTAGACATTCCACAAGCATGGGCTGGCTAGCTAGGGATTAAAATGCCAGACATTCCATAAACAGGGGCTGGCAAGCTGGAAGTTAACATGCCAGACATTCCTCAAGCAGGGGCTGGCCAGCTGGGGATGTACATGTCAGACACTTCTCAAGCAGGGGCTGGCTAGCTAGGGATGTACATGCTAGACATTCCACAAGCAGGGGCTGGCTAGCTAGGGATGTACATGCTAGACATTCCACAAGCAGGGGCTGGCTAGCTAGGGATGTACATGCTAGACATTCCACAAGCAAGGGCTGGCTAGCTAGGGATGTACATGCTAGACATTCAACAAGCAGGGGCTGGCTAGCTAGGGATGTACATGCAAGACACTCCACAAGCAGGGGCTGGCTAGCTAGGGATGTACATGCTAGACATTCCACAAGCAGGGGCTGGCTAGCTAGGGATGTACATGCAAGACATTCAACAAGCAGGGGCTGGCTAGCTAGGGATGTACATGCAAGACATTCAACAAGCAGGGGCTGGCTAGCTAGGGATGTACATGCAAGACATTCAACAAGCAGGGGCTGGCTAGCTAGGGATGTACATGCAAGACATTCCACAAGCAATGGCTGGCTAGCTAGGGATGTACATGCTAGACACTCCACAAGCAGGGGCTGGCTTGCTGGGGATGTACTTGCTAGACATTCCACAAGCAAGGGCTGGCTAGCTAGGGATGTACATGCTAGACATTCCACAAGCAAGGGCTGGCTAGCTAGGGATGTACATGCTAGACATTCCACAAGCAAGGGCTGGCTAGCTAGGGATGTACATGCTAGACATTCCACAAGCAGGGGCTGGCCAGCTAGGGATGTACATGCTAGACATTCCACAAGCAGGGGCTGGCTAGCTAGGGATGTACATGCTAGACATTCCACAAGCAGGGGCTGGCTAGCTAGGGATGTACATGCTAGA
Proteins encoded in this region:
- the LOC128230707 gene encoding uncharacterized protein LOC128230707 — protein: MLVECLACTSPASQPLLVECLASTSPASQPLLVECLACTSLASQPLLVECLARTSLASQPLLVDCLACTSLASQPLLVECLACTSLASQPLLVECLACTSLASQPLLVECLACTSLASQPLLVECLACTSLASQPLLVECLACTSLASQPLLVECLACTSLAFQHLLVECLACTSLAFQHLLVECLASSQLLLVECLACTSLASQPLLVECLACTSLASQPLLVDCLACTSLASQPLLVECLACTSLASQPLLVECLACTSLASQPLLVECLACTSLASQPLLVECLACTSLAGQPLLVECLACTSLASQPLLVECLACTSLASQPLLVECLACTSLASQPLLVECLACTSLASQPLLVECLACTSLASRLLLVECLACTSLASQPLLVECLACTSLASQPLLVECLACTSLASQPLLVECLACTSLASQPLLVECLACTSPASQPLVVECLACTSLASQPLVVDCLACTSLASQPLLVECLACTSLASQPLLVECLACTSLASQPLLVECLACTSLASQPLLVECLACTSLASQPLLVECLACTSLASRLLLVECLACTSLASQPLLVECLACTSLASRLLLVECLACTSLASQPLLVECLACTSLASQPLVVECLACTSLASQPLVVECLACTSLASRLLLVECLACTSLASQPLVVECLACTSLASRLLLVECLACTSLASQPLLVECLTCTSPAGQPLLVECLACTSPASQPLLVECLACTSLASQPLVVECLACTSLASQPLVVECLACTSLAFQPLVVECLACTSLASQPLVVECLACTSPASQPLLVECLACTSLASQPLLVECLACTSLASQPLLVECLACTSLASQPLVVECLACTSLASQPLVVECLACTSLASQPLLVECLACTSLASQPLLVECLACTSLASQPLLVECLACTSLASQPLLVECLACTSLAGQPLLVECLACTSLAGQPLFEECLACTSLAGQPLFEECLTL